GTGGGTCGTTGCCGTGCGTGCTGCGTTCCAGTGACTCTGCGGCGGGTCGCAAGTCAGTGGACAAATGCCCGCTTATCGTCGCCTTTGCAGGAAATATTCATTTTCTGCAGAGTCGAGTGAAGGTGGAAACATGCTCCGTTCGATCCCGCGCGGCCTTGCAGTGGCCGGCCTGACCGCGGCTGCCCTCGTGGTGCCGACGGCAGGCGCCGCCACCGCCGCGACCGCGCCCCCCAGCAGTTCCCAGGACGCCAAGTGTGCCTCGCACAGCTGCATCAAGGGCCACCACGGCAAGCAGCAGAACAGCCGCCACCAGGGCCGCGTCGGGCACCGTGGCCACGACGGCTATGACGGCTTCGGCCGCGACCGCCGCGACGGCTACGGCTACGGCCGCGACGGCGGTTACGAGCGCGACGGTTACGGGCGCGACGGCTATGGCCGCGACGGATACCGCGACGGCTATGGGCGTGACGGCTCCGGTCTGGGCAGGAACGGCCTGCTCAACCTCGGCCTGCTCGGTCTCCTCTAGTACCCGTCAGACAGTGCGCGGTGGGCCCGGGGTCATGACCCCGGGCCCACCGCATGTCCGGCCGCATGTCCGGGTCCTGCGGAAGTTCCTCACCCGGTGGCATCACCAGGGGTAACGGCAGGTCAGGAGTGGTGCCCACGGCCGAGATCCGGCCACATTTCACGATTCAACGGTTTTGGCGTCCATATAATCGTTGTCATCGGCCTTGCGTAGTGGCAGGATTGTTCTGTCGCATCGCGAATGGGGGATTTGTGACATCGGGGGACGGGGGAAGAGTCCCTTCTGCGTAGCGCGCACCTGACCCGTGCGCCGACCAACAAGCCCGTGGGCTCCTCGCTTTGGCGAGCGCAATTGTTTTGCGCTGCCCATATTCAACGGTTTGGATACTGGTGATAGCGGAAGAAGTTTATGATCTCGTACTGGATGATCTCTTCATCCGGCTTGACCAATTAGTTCCCGGCAGTTCAGTCTTCCTCAAACTGGAAGGCCTCAATCCTGCCGGTTCGGTAAAACTCAAAACTGCTGTCGCGCTGGTCGCGGCGGCCGAGGATTCCGGGCGCTGCTTTCCGCGGACCCGGCTGATCGAGTCGACGTCGGGAAACCTCGGCGTCGCCCTGGCGATGGTGTGCGCGGCCAAGGGCTACCGGCTGACCTGTGTCACGGACCCCAACTCCACCGTCCAGTCGAGGCGTCTGATGGAGGTTCTCGGCGCCGAAGTGGTGGTCATCGACGTCAGGGACGCCCACGGCGGCTATCTGCAGTCGCGCATCGACTACATCGACGAGCGGCTGCGCCGCGAACCCGACCTGTTCTGGCTGAACCAGTACGCCAACCCGGCCGGGCCGCAGGCCCACCGGGACCGCACGGGCCGTGCGCTCCTCGAGGAGATCGGCCACATCGACTACGCCTTCATCGGTGCCGGAACGACCGGCACCCTGATGGGCTGCGCGGAGTACCTGCGCCGCCACAGCCCCGCCACCCGGATCATCGCGGTGGACGCCGAGGGCTCCGTGACCTTCGGCGGGCCCGCGGCCCGCCGCCACATTCCGGGCCTGGGGACGAGCAGGCGGCCGGAAATTCTGGACACCGGGAATATCGACGAGGTCGTGCTCATTTCCGAGTCGGCCGCCGTCGAGATGTGCCGGACGCTGGCCGAAGAACGCGGGCTGCTGCTGGGGGGCTCGTCCGGCACGGTGCTGTGCGCCGTGCAGGACGCCGCGAAGGAGATCCCGGACGGAAGTGTCGTGGTGGCGATTTCACCCGACTTCGGGGACCGCTACCTGGAGACCATCTACAACGACGCATGGGTGGCGCAACGCTGGCCCGAGACCGTCGGCAACAAAGTAACTCAGGCACCGGCCTGAGTGGGGGGAACGCTTGATGTTCAATTTTGAGATAGTGGCCGGAGAAACGGTTCGTCAAGTTCTTCGCGAAAAGCGTGGAGACGTGCTCGGCATTGTCAGCGATGCCTATCGGGCACATGAGTCCGGAGACTCCGTCAACCCGGACAGTTACTTTCTCCGCTTTCCGGAGAAGCCGGATTCCCGGATCATCGCGCTGCCGGCCTTCCTGGGCGCCGATGTCCAGCTCGCCGGTATCAAGTGGATCGCGAGCTTCCCGGGCAACACCCGCCGCGGGGCCCCGCGCGCGTCGGCCGTCCTGCTCCTGAACGACTACGAGACCGGGTACCCGATCGCCTGCCTCGAAGCCGCCAACATCAGCGCGGCGCGCACCGCCGCCTCCGCGGCCGTCGCGGCGACCGCCCTCCGACCGGACGGCTTCGCGGGGACCCGCATCGCCGTCGTGGGCGGCGGCGTCATCGCCCGCAACATCTGCGACTACCTGAATGTCGCGGGCTGCGCCCCGGACGCCTACCTCGTCCACGATCTCGACGAGGCCTCCGGACAGGCCCTGGCCGAGCATGTGCGCACCACACAGAACCGTCCGGCCACCTTCACCGCCGACCTCGACGCCGCGCTGGGGACCGACACCGTCGTCTTCGCCACGACGGCTCTGGAGCCCTACGTCAGCACCCCGTTCAAGCCCGGTCAGCTGGTTCTCAACATCTCCCTGCGTGACCTGGCCCCCGAGGTGGTCCTCGGGGCGGACAACATCCTCGACGACGTCGAGCACTGCCTGAAGGCGCAGACGTCACCCCACCTGGCCGAGCAGCTGTCCGGCTCCCGCGAGTTCGTGACCGGAACCCTCGCCGGAGTACTGAACGGGGAGGTGACGCCCTCCCCGGACCGGCCGGTGATCTTCTCGCCGTTCGGGCTGGGCGTGCTGGACCTCGCGGTAGGGGCGTTCGTCCTCGGCGAGGCACGCAAGGACGGCAGCACCATCGAGGTGCCCAACTTCTTCGGGGAGACGCGCCGGTGGTGAATCACAGACCCGTCTCCGTCGCGATAGTGGGCGCCGGATCGCGGGGGCTGGGCGTCTTCGAGCGGCTGGTCGCGCACTGTCTGACGCAGCCGGCCCCGCTCACCGTCCACCTCATCGACCCGCAGCCCTTCGGCGCCGGATTCCATCTGCCCGCCCAGCCCGACCATCTGCTGCTCAACACCGTCTGCGCACAGCTCACGGCCTTCGCCGACCCGCACATGGTGGACGGCCCCGTACCGATATCCGGCCCCTCGCTGCACGAATGGTGCCGGCGCCGGGACCTGCGGCTGGCGGACGACGGCTACACCGTGCGCCCGGGCGCGGGACGGGAGATCCAGCCGAACGACTTCCTGCCCCGCAGGCTGCTGAGTGAGTACCTCACCTGGGCGGCGGGGGAGATCACCGACGCGGCGCCCGAGAACCTCACACTGGTGCGGCATCGTACGACGGCCGTCGACATCCACCCCGGAACGCCGGACACCGAAACGGTCGTCCTCGCCGACGGCACCCGGATCGACGCCGACGCCGTCTTCGTCACCGTCGGGCACCACTCGCTCTACCGGCCCGCGGCACCCGCTCCCGACCCCCGACTCGTCACCCGCCCCTATCCGTTGCCCGAGGCGCTCGACAGCATCGGACCGGGCGAACGGGTGGCCGTCCTCGGCATGGGGCTGACGGCCATGGACGTCATCGCCACACTGACCCTCGGACGCGGGGGAGCGCACACGACGGTCGAGCACGGGATGCGCTATCTGCCCAGCGGGCAGGAGCCGTTGATCGTGCTGACCAACCGCTCCGGGATGCCCTCGCGCAGCCGGCCGCGCCTCCACCCGGGACGGATGCGCTTCGCCCCGCTGGCACTGACCACGGAGCACCTCGACGAGATCCGTACGCGGCGGGCTGACCGGCGGATCGACTTCGCCGCCGAGGTGCTGCCGCTCGTCGAGGCCGAGATGGAACTCGCCTACTACCGCGTCTTGTTGGGCCGGGAGATGGGCGACACCACGGACGCCGGGCTGGAGATGGCCAGGCGCTGCGCCCGGGCCGGCCACAAGACCCTGCTCGACGAGCTGCGCGCCCGGTTCGGCACCAGCCCGGTGCCCGGGATCCTGTCCGCCGGCCTCGCGGACCGGCAGTGGACGGAGCACTCCGCCTACCGCGACTGGTTCACCGCGGAGGTCGCCGCCGACCTGGCCGAGGCCCGCGAAGGCCTCGGGGTGAGCCCGCTCAAGGAGGCCCTGGAGGTCCTGCGCGACCACCGCGATGTCCTGCGCGCGGTCATCGACCCGCCGGGAGTCGACGACGCGTCGCTGGCCGCCTTCTTCGGGGAGTTCGCCTCGACGGTGAACCGGCAGGTGATCGGCCCGCAGCTGGACCGGTCGGCCGAGCTGCTCTCGCTGATCGACGCGGGGATCGTCCGGCTCGGCCCCGGCCCGCAGCCGAAGATCGTCGCACCGGCCGGACAGGGACCCTGGCGACTGGAATCCACCTGCCTGGCCGAGCCGTTGCGGATCGAGGTCGACCACGTGGTGCAGGCGCATGTGACCGAGCCCGGCGCGGACCGGGCACCCGGGACACTGCTCGGCACGCTCGTCGCCGCGGGCCGCGTCCGCACCCTCGCGCACCGCGGAGGGACGGTGCACGGGCTGGACGTCACCCGGCAGGGCCAGGGGATCGACCGTACGGGCACCCCGCAGCCGCGCCTGTTCTTCCTCGGGCCGCACACCGAGGGGTCCAGCTACTACAACCACTATGTGCCCTCACCCGGCGCGCCCTCCCGTGCGCTGCTGGACGCCGAACGTGCCCTGAGCACCGCTCTGCCGGAACTGATGACGAGGAAGCGATGAACAACAGCGAGACCTTCACCCCCTGGACGCAGGAGTACCGGCCCGAGACGCGCGCCGCGCAGGGCGACGGCTGGCGCTGCCCGACCACCGGCGCCGTGCCGCCCCCGATCGGGCTGGGCGCGACCTTCGCGCGCGACAACGAGTACCGGGCGCCGGCCGGACTGGCCTATCTGCGCGATCAGGGGACACCGGGGTACGAGCAGGTCGAGAAGGTGGTGGCGGGCCTGGAGGGCGGCTCGGACGCGCTGGTCTTCTCGTCCGGTATGGCCGCCGCCACCTCCGTCTTCCAGGTGCTGCCGGCCGGTGCGCGGGTCGTGGTCCCGCAGACCATGTACTTCGGGCTCACCAAGTGGCTGCTGGAATTCGGCCCGCAGCGCGGCCTGGAGGTCGTCCAGGCACCCATGAACGACCTGGACGCGGTGGCGGCCGCCGTGACCGCCGCCCCGACCGCACTGGTGTGGGCGGAGTCCCCGGCGAACCCGACCTGGACGGTGACCGACATCGCCGCCTGCGCCGAGATCGCGCACCGGGCCGGTGCCCTGTTCGGCGTCGACAACACCGTCCCCACCCCGGTGCACTCCAAGCCGTTCGCACTCGGCGCGGACCTGATCATGCATTCGGGCACCAAGTACCTCAACGGCCACACCGATGTGGTGGCCGGACTGCTCGTCAAGGCGCCGGGCAGCAGCGAGGCCCGGGACGCGATCTGGGAGCGGCTGCAGCTGCACCGCCGGCTGACCGGCCCGATACTCGGCCCGATGGAGACCTACCTCCTGATGCGGGGCATACGGACGCTCTACCCCCGGATGCGCCAGATCTCGGAGACCGCGATGGCCGTGGCCGAGCACTTCGCGGAGCACCCCCGGATCCGGCGGGTGGCCTACCCGGGTCTCGCCACCGACCCGGGACACGCCGTCGCCGCCCGGCAGATGACGGGGGGCTTCAGCGGCATGCTCTCCCTGCACGTCGACGGCGAGTGGCAGCAGTCCCTGCGGACCGCCAACCACTGCGAACTCTTCATCCGTGCCACCTCGTTGGGCGGGGTGGAGAGTCTGATCGAACACCGCTACACCTTCGAAGGGCCGGGTAGTACCTCGCCGAAGGACATGCTGCGGCTGTCCATAGGTCTGGAGAGCCCCGCAGACCTCGTCGCCGACCTCGAACAGGCCCTGGAAAAGGCCGTGAAGGAAGACCGTTGAGTTCCAAGACACCCACCCCCCACCCCGACGCCGCACCGCCGGGTTCCGCCCCACCGGAGCCGGCGCACGCGGCGGAGGGGCCCCCGGAGCCGGGGACCCGGCCCGGCCTGTTCCGTGACGCCTCGCTGTCCGCGGTACTGGCGGGCTTCGTCGCCGTCGTCGTGTCCTACTCGGGCCCGCTCGTCATCGTGCTGGCGGCGGCGTCCGCCGGGCATCTGAACACCGCACAGACCAGCTCATGGGTATGGGCCATCTCCATCGGCAGCGGGCTCACCTGTATCGGGCTGAGCCTGCGTACGAAGATGCCGGTGATCACCGCATGGTCGACACCGGGCGCTGCCCTGCTGGTCACCAGCCTGGGGGCGTACTCCTACGCGGAGGCCATCGGGGCGTTCATCGTCACCGGTTTGGTGATCACCCTGGTCGGTCTGACCGGAGTGTTCGGATGGCTGATGCGGCAGGTGCCCACCGCCGTGGTCTCCGCGATGCTCGCCGGCATCCTCTTCTCCTTCGGCACCGGCGTGTTCACCTCGCTCAAGACCGCACCCCTCATTGCCGGTTCCGTGCTGGTCGCCTACCTCCTGGCGAAGCGGTGGCTGCCCCGGTACGCCGTATTGGTCGCCCTGGCGGCGGGTGTCGCGGCCAGTGCCGTCAGCTCCCGGCTGGACATCCATCTGGACCGGATCGAGCTGGCCAAGCCGGTGCTGACGACCCCGGAATTCTCGCTCGCCTCCCTCATCGGCATCGCGGTGCCGATGATCCTGGCGACGCTCGCCTCACAGAACGCACCGGGTATGGCCGTGCTCACCGCGTCCGGCTACGAGCCCAAGGACCGCCTGCTGATCGGTTCCACGGGGCTGGTCTCCACGGCGCTGGCACCGTTCGGCTCCCATGCCATCAACCTCGCGGCGATCACCGCCGCCATCTGCACCGGCCCCGAGTCGCACCGCGACCCGAAGCGGCGCTATGTGGCCGGAGTCTCCTGCGGAGCGTTCTACCTCCTCATCGGGGCCTTCGGCTCCACGCTGGTGGTGCTCTTCGCGGGCCTGCCCAAGGAACTGGTGGCGGCGGTCGCCGGAGTCGCCCTGCTCGGTGCGCTGGCCGGCGGGCTGACGGGGGCGGTCAAGGAGGAGAAGGACCGCGAGGCGGCCCTGATCACCTTCCTCGCCACCGCCTCCGGTGTCACCCTCTTCGGCATCGGATCCGCCTTCTGGGGGCTGCTCTTCGGCGTCATCGCGCACTTCGTCCTGACCCGTTGGCGCGGTACGCCCACGGAACCCGCCAAGTGATCCGGGCCGGCCGTGCGCCGGCAGCGGCCATGACCTGACCGGGGCCCGCACGGGCCGCCGGGCACCTTTGTGTGTCCGGTGGCCCGTGCCGGCGGTGATCCGCCCAAGTCCCGGTCATACCCCGGGGACGAGCGCGTCCGCGGCCCCTGCGCCACTCCCCGACAAGGCGTAGTCGACATAGCCCCCGGCCCCGCCGGTGTAGTACGTGGCCGGGTCACCGACGGCCGGCTCCTGCCGCAGGGCGAACCGGGTGACGAGGTCGGGGTTGGCGATGAAGTGCGTGCCGAAGGACACGGCGTCGGCGATCCCGGCGTCGAGGACGGCGTTCCCCGACTCACGGTCGAAGCCGTTGTTCGCGATCAGGGGGCCGTCGAACCGCCGCCGGTAGCGTGCGAGCGCCGCGAGGTCGGGGGCCTCGTCCGCCGTGGTGCGGTCCCGGCCCCGCAGGTGCAGGTAGGCGACTGGACGGTCGTTGAGCTCCGTCACCAGTGCGTCGTGGTCGGCGAGCGTCTCCTCGTCGGCCCGGAAATGCTCCCCCTCGTTCCAGTAGGGCGCCAGGCGGACGCCGACGCACCGGCCGTGCCACGGCTCGGCGACCGCGTCGACGATGTCCAGCAGCAGACGCCGCCGGCCCGTACGGTCACCGCCGTAGGCATCGGTGCGGCGGTTCAGCCGTGGGTTGAGGAACTGCGCGATCAGAAACGCGCCGAGGGCACCGATCTCGACCCCGTCGAACCCCGCGCGCCGGGCGTTCTCCGCGGCGGCACGGAAGTCGGCGACCGTGGCCGCGATGTCGGCGGTGGTCATCTCCCGGGGAGTGACCGTCTCCTTGAACCCGCCGGCGGTGAAGGACCTCGTACGGGGGTTGACCGCCGACGGCCCGCCGGGCAGCTCTCCTCCCAGGTGGTCGGGGTGCGAGGCGGCGCCGGTGTGCCAGAGCTGCAGCACGATGCGGCCGCCGAGGGCGTGCACGACATCGGTGACCCGCCGCCACCCGGCGATCTGGTCCTCGCGGTAGATGCCGGGGACATGGACGAAGCCGACCGCCCGTTCGCTGACCCAGGTCCCCTCGGTAATGATCAGTCCGGCGGTGGCCCGCTGGCCGTAGTAGGCGGCGTGCAACTCCGTCGGTACGAGCGCGGCGTTGGCCGCGCGGCCCCGGGTGAGCGGGGCCATCACCACACGGTTGGGCAAGGAGAGGCCGCCGAGGTCCGCGCGCCGCAGCAGCGGCTGGTCGGCGGTGGTCGGCAGGGTACTGCTCATGGTGTGTTCCTCCTGGTCAACGGGCCGGGGCGGTGGCCGGGCCCGGAATCCGGGCCGGACCGCGGGCGCCGGTCACCTCGGCCCGGTGGTGCGCGTCATCAAGGTGACGGAGCGGGACGAGGAAAGGTGACCGATGGACGAGCAGGACCGGCTGGCGGAACGGTTCGAGGCACAGCGCGGCCATTTGCGCGCGGTCGCCTACCGGATGCTGGGCTCCCTCAGCGATGCGGACGACGCCGTGCAGGAAGCCTGGCTACGGCTCAGCCGTATCGACAGCGGAACCGTCGAGAACCTGCCCGGCTGGCTGACGACGGTCGTGTCGCGGCTCTGCCTCGACATCCTGCGCTCCCGCACCGCACGACGGGAGGAACCGGCCGGACAGCAACCGCCCGACCCGGCCCGGGACGCCGAGGACGGGACCGGCCCGGAACCCGAAGCGCTGCTGATCGACTCGGTCGGCCGGGCCCTGCTGGTGGTGCTGGACACCCTGGCTCCCGCCGAGCGGATCGCCTTCGTCCTGCACGACATGTTCGCCGTGCCGTTCGACCGGATCGCTCCCCTCGTGGAACGTTCGCCGGTGACCACGAAGAAGCTCGCCAGCCGCGCACGTCACAAGGTCCAGGGCACCCCCGCCGTTCCCGCCGCCGATCTCGCCCGGCAGCGCAAGGCCGTCGACGCCTTCCTCGCCGCCTCGCGCGACGGTGACCTCGACGCGCTGCTCGCGGTGCTGGCCCCCGACGTCGTGCGCCGGGCCGACCCCGCTGCCCTGCCCCCGGGCGCGCCGACGGAGCTCCGCGGTGCGCACTCGGTGGCCGCGGGGACCCTGGTCTTCGGGCGGAAGGCACGCTTCGCGGCGCCGGCGCTGGTGAACGGGACCGTGGGGATCGTCGTGGCCCCGCGTGGCCGGCTGCTACTCGCCCTCACCGTCACCGTCGAGGGCGAAAGGATCTCCGCCTACGAAGTGATCGCCGACCCCGCCCGTCTCCGGCGACTCGACCTCGCCGTCCTCGACGTGTGACCGGCGGCCACGGCCCGGCGCGCCGTTCCGGTCCCGTACGGATGTCCGGTCAGGACGCACCGGACCCGGCGCCGTCCTGCTTCAGCTTCGTCACCTTCCGTGGCAGTGATCCCGCGCCGTCGGCCAGCGGGGGAGTGGCGCCGGGCGTGCCGGCCCCCTTCTTCAGGCTGTCGAGAATGGCCAGCCCCTGGCCGACGATGCCGGAGACGATCTCGTTCATCCCGTCGGTGCCGTTGAGGACGGTCAGCCGGGCGCCGGCGAGGCCCTCGGCCGCGGCCTCGGTGAGGGCGGGGAGGTTCTCGACGGTGCGGTTGGCGGCGATCAGCTCCTGGTTGCCGTCCCGCAGCGAGCCCGCGAGGGCCGTGTTGGCGTCGGCGCGCGCCTGGGCGACGGTCCGCTCGGTGTAGGCGCGGGCGTCCGCCTCGTACCGGACCTGGTCACGCTGGGCCTCCGCCAGGGTGCGCAGCCGGTAGGCCTCGGCGTCCGCGGGGCGGCGAACCTCGCCCTCCAGCCGCTGGGCGGCGAGCGAGGCCTGCCGCTGGGCCAGCGCGGTCTGCTCCTCGATGACCTCCTGCGAGGCCCTGGCCTGCGACAGCGGGCCGGCCTGTGCGGCACGGGCGTTGTACTGCTCGGTCTCGGCGAGGAACCCGGCCCGCTTGATCGCGGTGTCCCGTTCGTACTCGGCCTTCAGCGCCGCCGCCTGCTGCTCCCGTTCGGTCGCCTCCTGGTCGGCCTTGGCCTGCGCGATCCGGGCCGCGCTGGCGACCGCGGCGGCGTGCGGGGCGGCGAGGTTGGTGATGTAGCCGGAGGTGTCGGCGATCTCCTGGATCTGCAGGGCGTCGACGACGATGCCGAGCTTCTCCATCTCGGAGTGGCTGCCCTCCTTGACCTCCTGGGCGACCCGGTCCCGCTCCCGGATGATCTGCTCGACGGTCAGTCCGCCGACGATCGAGCGCAGATGACCGGCGAAGATCCGCCCCACCAGCTCCTCCATGGTGGCCTGCTCGGAGAGGAACCGGCGCGCGGCGTTGGCGATGGACGTCTGGTCGTCCCCGACCTTGAAGACGGCAACCGCCCGGACGCCGAGCCGGATGCCCTGCTGGGTGACGCAGTCCTCGGAGATCTCCGCCTCCCGCAGCGACAGCGACAGCACGGACGCCTTCTGTTTGACGGGCAGGACCCAGCAGCCATGGCCGGTGACGATACGGAATTGGGCGTCCCCGGCCCGGCGCTTCGAGCCGGAGATCAACAGCGCCTCATTCGGCGCCGGAACATGCCAGAACAACATCGGAAGGCTCCTGGTCCGGTGCGACCGGCCTCGGCCGGGGCGCGGGGACGGCCGCGGGAAAGGGGAGTGCTCACGTGGTCGGCGGGCACGGTCTGCGGGACCGCCGGGTCACGCGGGCAGCGGCGCGACGATCACCGACCGCGCCGAGGTGTGCTCCACCACGATGACCTGCGTGTGCCGGGCGATGGGCTCGCGGGACCAGGCGGCGAAGGCTTCGGTGCCGCCGCGTACGGGCAGCAGCACCTCACCCGGGCCGTCGGTCGGGATCGAGACGGTCACCCGCCCGATCACCCCGATCGGGCTGAAGTCCGTGTCATCCGTTGCGCTCACCCGGGCTCCGTCGCTGGTCAAAGCCGCTGCCGGCGCAGTCGCCGGACAGCGGGAAATCCTCGACAACTCAACGGTACTCCGGCCGGGGTGCCGCCTGCGCCGCCGGCCCGGCAGCCGCGGCGGAGCCGGTTCCGGCGTCCAGACGGGCGGGCCGGGCCGAGGGGACCGACGGCTTTCTCGGCGGCAGTACGTCGGGCGCGCGATGGGGCCGGAGGGCCGTGAGGGCGCTCTCGGTCTCCTCCATCAGCGCACGGTAGGAGACCAGGCGCTGCCACTCGGGATCGGCGACCCCGGGCACCGTGGCGGCACGCTCGGTCCACTGCTTCACCAGCCCGGCGTACACCGGTGTCTGCCTGATGACCTCCGCGGTGATCCACCGCGGCATCTGCCCGGGGCGGGGGAGGGACGTCTGTCCGTGACCTGCGACGGTGCCGGAAGAGGGGACGCTCATGGCCGTAGAAACGATTCTTCGACGCTGGGGTCACTGCGTATTTTTGCAGCCGTCCGTACTTCCGCCAGGCAGGCAGGGACGGGTCTCCATCGAATATCACCTTATGCAGTGATCTATAGCCGGGAAGCGGTCCAATCCGGACGAAGGAACGTTGTCGCAGTCATGGAACCGAGGGAGTTGTGGGAGCGCCACGCGGTACTCGCACAAGCGTTTTGCAGCAGCGATGACGAGGTCCGCCGGACGCAGGGACTCCTCGACGAGGCCGAGGCCCGCCGTTCGCGGACCCTGGCCGCCTTCGCCGTGACCGTGGGCAGTGACGCGGTGGTGGCGGAGCTGCTCGGCCTGGACGAACGCGAAGTGCGGCTGGCCCGGCGCACGGTGGGCAAGGAAGACGCCCGCGCGGTCGCCAAGAGCCTGCTCGCACAGCCCGCGTGCGAGCAACCCCCCGCACCGCAGCAGCCCGCGCAGCAGGCCCCCGCACCGCAGCCCGCGCAGACGGCCGCCGCCCCAGGGGCCGCCGTGCACCCTCCGGGCCCCTCGGCCCCACCACAGGCGGTCCCGGTCGCCGTGCCCCAGCCCCCCTCCGAGCCGGCCTGGGCACCGGAGCTGGACGCCGTCCTGATGAGCAGCTGGCACAACGGAGTTGACCTCACCGCCCTGGCCACCGAACTCGGTCTCGACGTCCGGCTGCTGGTGGCCCGCGCACAACAGCTGTCCGCCGAGAGCCGCCCGGTCCAGCCTCCGGCGTCGGACCGCACGGGCCGGCACCGCCGGATGGTCAGTCCCCCGCCCTCCCCACAGCCCGAGACCCCCCACCTGGCCTGGCGCGAGCGACCACAGCAGCCCCCACGGGAGCACTACGAGCATGAGCCCTGGAAGCAGCAGCCGTGTCAGAACTACCCGGACCCGCAGGAGTACCAGGAATACCGGGTGTACGAGGAACACCAGCAGTATCAGCAGCCCACCCAGCCCACCTGGGATGCCAACGCCATCACCGCTGCCCAGCACGACTGGGACGGCATCCTCAGCCAATGGGAGGCCACCGCCGCCCCTCAACCACCTCTCTCCGCACCCGGTCAGGGAGGGGGGTGACGAGCCTGCGCCGTCGTGCGCCGGAGGTATCCGGGCCGTCGAAGGGCGTCGCCTGCCGTAGCCGCCGCAGCCGGGGCTGGGGCCGATGCCGCCCCTGGGCGGACGATCAGACGTCGATTACAGTGGGCGCCGAGCCGTGACTGGCGCTTGGGTGGAGTACCACCGGGGAGCGGCTCGGCCATCCACGGTCCGTGCCGCGCGCCTGGGCGATCCCACACGACGCTCAGGAGCAGCCCATGTCCCCGGAAGCCCGCCTCATGGACGGCAGCGCACTGGCCCGCAGCATGGTCGAACAGGCCGCCCGGCGCGCGGCCGACCTCACCGAACGGACCGGCACGGCCCCGTGTCTGGCGACCGTTCTCGTCGGCGAGGACCCCGCCTCGGTGACGTATGTACGCATGAAGCGCAACCGGTGCGCCAAGGCCGGAATTCTCTCCCGGCATGTCGCGCTGCCCGCCGCCACCACGACCGCGGAGCTGGTCGACACGATCACGGCGCTGTCGAACGACCCCACCGTGCACGGCATCCTGCTGCAGCACCCGGTCGGCCCGCACATCGACGAGCGGGCCGCGTTCGAGGCGATCGCCCCCGAGAAGGACGTCGACGGCGTCACCTGCCACTCCTTCGCCGCGATGAGTTTCGGCCTGGACGGCTTCGCCTCCTGCACGCCCGGCGG
This genomic stretch from Streptomyces nigrescens harbors:
- a CDS encoding trans-sulfuration enzyme family protein produces the protein MNNSETFTPWTQEYRPETRAAQGDGWRCPTTGAVPPPIGLGATFARDNEYRAPAGLAYLRDQGTPGYEQVEKVVAGLEGGSDALVFSSGMAAATSVFQVLPAGARVVVPQTMYFGLTKWLLEFGPQRGLEVVQAPMNDLDAVAAAVTAAPTALVWAESPANPTWTVTDIAACAEIAHRAGALFGVDNTVPTPVHSKPFALGADLIMHSGTKYLNGHTDVVAGLLVKAPGSSEARDAIWERLQLHRRLTGPILGPMETYLLMRGIRTLYPRMRQISETAMAVAEHFAEHPRIRRVAYPGLATDPGHAVAARQMTGGFSGMLSLHVDGEWQQSLRTANHCELFIRATSLGGVESLIEHRYTFEGPGSTSPKDMLRLSIGLESPADLVADLEQALEKAVKEDR
- a CDS encoding benzoate/H(+) symporter BenE family transporter, which translates into the protein MSSKTPTPHPDAAPPGSAPPEPAHAAEGPPEPGTRPGLFRDASLSAVLAGFVAVVVSYSGPLVIVLAAASAGHLNTAQTSSWVWAISIGSGLTCIGLSLRTKMPVITAWSTPGAALLVTSLGAYSYAEAIGAFIVTGLVITLVGLTGVFGWLMRQVPTAVVSAMLAGILFSFGTGVFTSLKTAPLIAGSVLVAYLLAKRWLPRYAVLVALAAGVAASAVSSRLDIHLDRIELAKPVLTTPEFSLASLIGIAVPMILATLASQNAPGMAVLTASGYEPKDRLLIGSTGLVSTALAPFGSHAINLAAITAAICTGPESHRDPKRRYVAGVSCGAFYLLIGAFGSTLVVLFAGLPKELVAAVAGVALLGALAGGLTGAVKEEKDREAALITFLATASGVTLFGIGSAFWGLLFGVIAHFVLTRWRGTPTEPAK
- the sbnB gene encoding 2,3-diaminopropionate biosynthesis protein SbnB; its protein translation is MFNFEIVAGETVRQVLREKRGDVLGIVSDAYRAHESGDSVNPDSYFLRFPEKPDSRIIALPAFLGADVQLAGIKWIASFPGNTRRGAPRASAVLLLNDYETGYPIACLEAANISAARTAASAAVAATALRPDGFAGTRIAVVGGGVIARNICDYLNVAGCAPDAYLVHDLDEASGQALAEHVRTTQNRPATFTADLDAALGTDTVVFATTALEPYVSTPFKPGQLVLNISLRDLAPEVVLGADNILDDVEHCLKAQTSPHLAEQLSGSREFVTGTLAGVLNGEVTPSPDRPVIFSPFGLGVLDLAVGAFVLGEARKDGSTIEVPNFFGETRRW
- a CDS encoding FAD/NAD(P)-binding protein, giving the protein MNHRPVSVAIVGAGSRGLGVFERLVAHCLTQPAPLTVHLIDPQPFGAGFHLPAQPDHLLLNTVCAQLTAFADPHMVDGPVPISGPSLHEWCRRRDLRLADDGYTVRPGAGREIQPNDFLPRRLLSEYLTWAAGEITDAAPENLTLVRHRTTAVDIHPGTPDTETVVLADGTRIDADAVFVTVGHHSLYRPAAPAPDPRLVTRPYPLPEALDSIGPGERVAVLGMGLTAMDVIATLTLGRGGAHTTVEHGMRYLPSGQEPLIVLTNRSGMPSRSRPRLHPGRMRFAPLALTTEHLDEIRTRRADRRIDFAAEVLPLVEAEMELAYYRVLLGREMGDTTDAGLEMARRCARAGHKTLLDELRARFGTSPVPGILSAGLADRQWTEHSAYRDWFTAEVAADLAEAREGLGVSPLKEALEVLRDHRDVLRAVIDPPGVDDASLAAFFGEFASTVNRQVIGPQLDRSAELLSLIDAGIVRLGPGPQPKIVAPAGQGPWRLESTCLAEPLRIEVDHVVQAHVTEPGADRAPGTLLGTLVAAGRVRTLAHRGGTVHGLDVTRQGQGIDRTGTPQPRLFFLGPHTEGSSYYNHYVPSPGAPSRALLDAERALSTALPELMTRKR
- the sbnA gene encoding 2,3-diaminopropionate biosynthesis protein SbnA; protein product: MIAEEVYDLVLDDLFIRLDQLVPGSSVFLKLEGLNPAGSVKLKTAVALVAAAEDSGRCFPRTRLIESTSGNLGVALAMVCAAKGYRLTCVTDPNSTVQSRRLMEVLGAEVVVIDVRDAHGGYLQSRIDYIDERLRREPDLFWLNQYANPAGPQAHRDRTGRALLEEIGHIDYAFIGAGTTGTLMGCAEYLRRHSPATRIIAVDAEGSVTFGGPAARRHIPGLGTSRRPEILDTGNIDEVVLISESAAVEMCRTLAEERGLLLGGSSGTVLCAVQDAAKEIPDGSVVVAISPDFGDRYLETIYNDAWVAQRWPETVGNKVTQAPA